The Archangium primigenium genomic interval GATGGCCACCGACACCGTGTGCGCCACCGCGGGCCCCGCGGCCTCGGGCACCACGCGCGCGAGCACGGGCTCCAGCAGGTGCGCGAACGCCGGCTCGCCCAGCCAGCCGAGCCCCAGCGACGCCAAGGTGATGCCGAACTGGGTGGCGGACAGGTACGCGTCCAGCTTGTCCACCATCTTCTGGGCGTTGCCGGCGCCAGGCCGACCGTCGTCCACCATCGCTTGCAGGCGCGTGGGACGGATCTTCACGATGGCGAACTCGGTCGCCACGAAGAAGCCATTGGCCAGGACCAGCAGGAGCGCCAGTCCGAGAAAAACCCATTCCATAGGGGGGCTCAGGGGCTCAGAAGAGCGCCTCGAACCCGGGGTCGCTCTTCAACGAGTCGAACATCGTATCCGTGGCGAGCCAGCCCTGGACCTTCTGTCGGTCCGCCGTCACGGCCTTCTGCAGGAAGGTCAACGCATCGGCCCGGCGGCCCCACAAGGCATAGAGGGCGGCCAGGTTGTAGTTGAGCAGCAGATCCTCGGCGTTGATCGCCCGGGCCTTCTCGTACGAGCGCTCGGCCTCGGCGTAGAAGCCCTTCTGGGCGTAGCAGATGCCCAGGTCCAGATGGGCCTCGAAGTTGTCCGCCTCCAGCCGCACCACTTCCTTGAGCTGGGTGATGGCCGAGCGGTAGTCGCCCTCGTCCATCAGCAGCGCGGCGAGCTCGTGCCGGGGGAAGGCGTCCTGGGGCTGCAGCTCAATGGCCGTCTGCAGCTCGCGCATGGCCTCCTCGAGCCGACCCTGGTCCGCGTACGTGAGGCCCAGGTTCAGGTGGGCGTCCGGGTACTCCGGATCCAGCTCGATGGCCTCGCGGTACTCGGTCACCGCCATCTCGGGCGCGTGCGTGGAGAGGAAACAGGCGAGGTTGTAGTGCGCCGTGGGGCTGTCCGGCTCCAGGCGGAGCGCGGTGAGGTACTCGCCCAGTGCCTCACGGAAGAGCTTCTTCTCCGCGTAGACGGTGGCGAGGTTGTCGTGGGCGTGCGCGGAGTCGGGATCGAGCTCGATCGCCTTCTTGAACTCCTTGATGGCCTCGTCGAGCCACCCGCGATCGGCCAACTCGATGCCACGCGAGTTGTGCTCGTCGGAGAGAGCGATGTTGTCCTTTTCCCGGGCCATTGAACGCGATGTCACTGTATGCGCCGCCTGTTTCAGGGCGCAAGAAAGGGCCATCCCACCCGGCGAGCGCCCGGTGGGTTCCATCCAGGGGTTGCTAACGGGTCCGCACCCGGAGGGCCAGCGGGAACAGCGCGGCTGCTGGGAACAACGGGGGCTGCTCGCCTCCTCCCCCTCCAAGCGGAGGAGGAGGCGTGGGACTTCCTACTTGCGACGCTCGCGCGCCCGACGCCGCTTGAGGGCGGCCTTCTTCGAACCAGCGCGGTTGGACAGCTTCTTCTTGCTGCGGTTTCCCTTCTGAGCAGGCATCTTCTGGTACTCCATTGAGGCGGAAGTGGGCCGCACTGGCGGCAGCGAACCGCCCTTTTTTCACGCTCCCCCCCCGGAAGTCCACGGAATTTCTCGACCCCGTCCGGCCTTGCCAGGGGCCGGACAACGGGGCAGAACGCCCAGCCCTACCCCCGAGCCCTCACCGATGATCGATAAACTTGAAGACGTGGAGCGCCGGTTCGAGCGCCTGACCGCCGATCTGGCCAACCCGGACGTCATCGCCGACTCGGCGAAGCTGCTCAAGGTGTCCAAGGAGCGCGCGGGCCTGGAGAAGCTGGTGGAGACCTTCCGCGCCTACCGCAAGGTGCTCGACGACCTCAAGGAGGTCGAGGCCTGGCTGTCCAGCCCGGACCCGGACGAGAAGGCCTACGCGCGCGAGGCCCTGCCGGGGCTCAAGACGCAGCGCGACGAGCAGGAGCAGGCCCTCAAGCTGCTGCTCCTGCCCAAGGATCCCAACGACGAGAAGAACGTCATCCTGGAGATCCGCGCGGGCGCGGGCGGCGACGAGGCCGGCCTGTTCGCCGAGGAAGTCATGCAGATGTACCTGCGCTACGCGGACCGCAAGGGCTGGAAGGCGGACATCCTGGACATGAGCCCCGGGGGCGCCGGGGGCATCAAGGACGTGAGCATCACCCTCTCGGGCGACGGCATCTACAGCGCCATGAAGTACGAGTCCGGCGTGCACCGGGTGCAGCGCGTGCCGGCCACCGAGGCCCAGGGCCGCATCCACACCTCCACCATCACCGTGTCGGTGATGCCCGAGGCCGAGGACGTGGACATCAAGCTCAACCCGGCGGACATCGAGATGCAGGTGATGCGCTCGACGGGCTCGGGCGGCCAGAGCGTGAACACCACGGACTCCGCGGTGCGCCTCATCCACAAGCCCTCGGGCATCGTGGTCAAGTGCCAGCAGGAGAAGAGCCAGGGGAAGAACCGCGCCATGGCCGAGCGCATGCTGCGCGCCAAGCTCTACGAGATCGAGCAGGAGCGCATCCGCAACGAGCGCGACTCCATGCGCCGCGGCCAGGTGGGCACGGGCGACCGCTCGGAGAAGATCCGCACCTACAACTTCCCCCAGGATCGGCTCACGGATCACCGCATCGGCCTCACGGTGCACAACCTGCCGGGCATCATGTCCGGCGGCGTCGAGGACGTCATGACGGCCTGCCGGACGTACTACCAGGCCGAGGCCCTCAAGCAGCAGACGGGTGAAGGCAAGGGCTCGCTCGGCGCATGAGCGAGGAGATCTGGACCATCCGCCGGGTCCTCACCTGGACGACCCAGCACTTCGAGAAAAAGGGCGTGGACGCGCCGCGGCTCACCACCGAGATGCTGCTCGCCCACGTGCTCAAGGTGAGCCGGGTGCGGCTGTACGTGGACCTGGACCGGCCGCTGGAGAAGGAGGAGCTCGCCGCCTTTCGCGCCCTCATCGCCCGGCGCACCGCGGGCGAGCCCACCCAGTACATCACCGGCATGCGCGAGTTCTACAACCGCCCCTTCAAGGTGGACGCGCGGGTGCTCATCCCCCGCCCGGAGACGGAGCTGCTCGTGGAGGCCGCCCTGCACGCCCTGCCCAAGGACGCGCCCGGCGCCGCCCTGGACGTGTGCACGGGCTCGGGCTGCATCGCCATCAGCCTCGCGGCCGAGCGGCCCCAGGCCACGGTGACGGCCACGGACCTGTCCCCGGACGCCTGCGCGATGGCGCGCGAGAACGCCCAGGCGCTGGGCGTGGCCGAGCGGGTGCGCATCCTCGAGGGCAGCCTCTATACCCCCCTGCCCCCGGACGCCCTCTTCCAGGTCGTGGTGTCCAACCCCCCGTACATCGCCACGGGGGAGATTCCCGGCCTGTCCGCCGAGGTGCGGCGCGAGCCGCGCATGGCCCTGGACGGCGGCCCGGATGGCCTCGGGCTGCTGCGCCAGGTCATCACCGGGGCCCGGCGGGTGCTCGCCCCTGGCGGGCTGCTTGCATTGGAGATTGGTGAGACACAGGGCGCGGCCGTCCAGGCCCTGCTCCAGGCCGCGGGCTACGAGAACGCGCGGGTGGAGAAGGACTTGGAGCGGCGCGAGCGCCTCGCTTTCGGGACACAGCCCGTGGCCGCGCGGCCACAGGGGTGAGACAGGACAGATGGACAAGATCATCGTGAAGGGTGGCCCCCGGCTGGAGGGCGAGGTGGCCGTGTCGGGCGCGAAGAACGCCGCGCTCCCCATCCTCGCCTCGGCGCTGCTGGCGGATGGCAAGAGCGTCTACCGCAACGTGCCGGACCTGGCCGACGTGAAGACCATGCTCAAGGTGCTCGGCACCATGGGCTGCGGCACGGCGCGGCTGACCGGCGAGCAGGCGGACGTGTGCGAGGTGGAGGTCCACGGGCCCATCCACCCCGAGGCGCCCTACGACCTGGTCAAGACGATGCGCGCCTCGGTGCTGGTGCTCGGGCCCCTGGTGGCCCGCTTCGGCCGGGCGCGCGTGTCCATGCCGGGCGGCTGCGCCATCGGCGCGCGGCCCATCGACCAGCACCTCAAGGGGCTCAAGGCCCTGGGGGCCGACATCCACCTGACCGAGGGCTACGTGGAGGCCACGGCCAAGCGGCTCACCGGCGGCACCGTCAACTTCGACGTCATCACCGTGACGGGCACGGAGAACGTGATGATGGCCGCGGCCCTGGCGCGCGGCCGCAGCGTGCTGGAGAACTGCGCGCGCGAGCCCGAGGTGGAGGAGCTCGCCCGGGTGCTCAACAAGATGGGCGCGCGCATCGAGGGCGCGGGCACCTCCGTCATCACCATCGAGGGCGTGGAGGCGCTCAAGCCCGTGGAGCACGCCATCCTGCCGGACCGCATCGAGGCGGGTACGCTCATGGTCGCCGCCGCCATCACCGGCGGTGACGTGCTCGTCACGCACGTGGTCCCCGAGCACCTGGAGGCCGTCATCCTCAAGCTGCGCGAGACCGGCTGCACGGTCTCCCCCGAGGCCCGGAGCATCCGGGTGAAGGCCCCCCGGGTCCTCCACTCGGTGGACGTCAAGACGACCGAGCACCCGGGCTTCCCCACGGACATGCAGGCGCAGCTCATGGCCCTGATGACCGTGGCCGAGGGCACCGCGGTCATCTCCGAGCGCATCTTCGAGAACCGCTTCATGCACGTGCCGGAGCTGCACCGCATGGGGGCGGACATCACCATCGAGGGGCACACCGCGGTGGTCAAGGGCGTGCGCACCCTGTCCGGCGCGCCCGTCATGGCCACCGACCTGCGCGCCAGCGCCTCGCTCGTGCTCGCGGGCCTGCGCGCCGAGGGCAAGAGCGAGGTCCAGCGCATCTACCACCTGGATCGCGGCTACGAGCGCCTGGAGCAGAAGCTGCGGGGCCTGGGGGCCGACATCCAGCGCGTCAAGGCCTGAGCCTCCCCGGGGGGTGGGGGGTTGCTCGCTTGAACACAATGCAGCGGCTGGGTTGCATCTGAAAAATCTTGCGACCTATCATTCCCTGGACGTCCGGCGGGCACGCCGCCCTCCGGCCGTCACCCCACGGGAGCTCGCCTCCCCCCAACAGGAGAATGAAAACCCCCATGAATTGCCCCGGCTGCAGCGTCGAGATGACCGATCTCGAAGGGGACCACGGCGAAAATTTCCGAGAATGTGGTGATTGCGGCGGACTCTGGATTGACGTCGCGGACCTCAACCGGATTCTCCTCCACAACAACCTCACCGGAATCGAGGGACAGGGAGGCAAGGTCGACGCGGACGCGCTCACCGGCCACTGCCCCGACTGCCAGGTGGATCTCATCCGCGTCGATGGTGGCGATCGTCAGCACAAGCTGAGCTACGACACCTGCGAGTCGTGCGGAGGCATCTTCCTGGAACACGAATTCGCCGACGCGACGGACGCCAAGAAGGCCGAGCAGCAGATCATCCACTTCTTCCGTCACTTCAGCGGCAAGAAGAAATCCGCCGCCGGCTGAGCCGCCCCGACAGACGCCCCGGTCCTCCTGCCCAGGCGGGGACCGGCACCGCGCTCCGTCCCCGCTCGCCCACCCTTCCGGGATGAAAGCGTCCGGTCGCTTGTTGGCGAACCTTGACACCCGGGGGCCAGGGGATTGAGTAGGCACCCCAATGCCACGAGGGAACGCGATGCGACGTCTGGGTGGGGTATGGCTGTGCCTGCTGTTGTCGGGCTGCCCGAAGGGTTGCTCGGACGAGCAGGAGCCGGTGACCCCCGATGCGGGGCCCGTGGTCACCGGACCCGAGCAGCTCAGCGAGAAGGAGCCCAACGAGCGGCCCGAACAGGCCCTCACCCTCGCCAACGACGCGACGGTGAGCGCCAGCCTCGGCGCGGATCCCTCCAAGCCGGACGAGGACTGGTACCGCCTGGCCCCGGCCAGCCCCCGCGTGGCGGACGTGAGCGTCTCCGGCATTCCCGGCGGGGACGTGCTGCTCGAGGTGTACGACGCCCCCGGCGTGCGCAGCGCCAGCCTCAACAGCGCCGGCGTGGGCAAGCCCGAGCGCTTCCCCAACCTCTACGTCGAGCGCGAGCGCTGGGTGCGCGTGGCCTCGGCGCGCAAGGGCACCGGCGGCGCCTACACGCTCGAGGTGCGCTACCACTCACCCGAGGACGGCGTGGAGCGCGAGCCCAATGACCGGGCCGTGGACGCCACCCCCCTGCAGCTCGGGCAGACCGTGGCGGGCTTCATCGGCCACGCGGGCGACGAGGACTGGTACCGGCTGGAGCTGCCCGAGGTCGCCGCCGCGCCCTCCCCCGCCCCGCCGGACACTGCGCCGCCCCCGCCCGCCCCCGAGCCGACACCCGCCGGGCCCGACTCCGGCGCGGCCGCCGAGAGCCCTCCGCCCTCCGAGCCCGGCACGACCGAGCCCTCCCCCGAGTCGCCCGTCGTGGACAACACCGCGCCTCTGGACGTGCCCATCCCCGTGCCCGCGCGCACGCCCGTCCCCGCGCCCGCCGCCGTGCCCGCGGAGCCCGCCATGGTGGCGCTGAAGATCGACCTGACGGGCATTGAAGGCGTGCGCCCCGAGCTGTCCGTGCTCACCGCCGCCGAGGCGCCCCTGTTCACCACCAAGGGCAACGAGGGCGAGCCCCTGTCGCTGCGCAACGTCGGGGTCCGGGCGAGCGATCGGGTGGTGTACCTCGTCGTCAAGAGCGGCTGGTCCGGCACCGGCAAGGACGCCCGGCGCGGCTTCAACCCGGAGAAGGCCTACACGCTCACGGTGACGCAGGAGGAGGCCGGCGCCAACGCGGAACTCGAGCCCAACGATGAGCTCTACAAGGCCACGCCCCTGCCGCTCGCGGGCTACAAGGAAGGCTTCCTGTCGCCCAAGGGGGACGTGGACAACTTCGTCCTCAAGACGACCGAGCCGGTGCTCGCCCGGGTGGAGCTGTCCGGCGTGGAGCGCATGGACCTGGAGCTGTCCGTCATCCAGCCGCCCGAGGGCGAGAACCAGAAGGAGGTCGTGCTCCAGCGGGCCAACGACGGCGCCATCAAGGAGCCCGAGCGCCTCAACAACGTGGCCTGTGGGGGCGCGTGCTACTTCCGCGTGCAGGGCGCGGCGCGCAAGGTGGACGGCAAGTGGGTGCGCGACTACGAGAACGCCGAGCAGCCCTACCGCCTCACCATCACCACCGTGCCGGATGACGGCAGCCAGGAGCGCGAGCCCAACAACACCCCGGAGCGCGCCACGGAGCTGACCCTGGGCCGGGCGGTGCGCGGCACCGTCTACCCGCTCAAGGACGTGGACTACTACCGGCTGGACCTGTCCGAGCAGCCCGTGCGCACGCCGCTCAAGGCCACGCTGCTGGGCATCCTCAAGGTGGACGTGGGCCTGTACCTGCACCGCCTGGGTGAGGACGGCAAGCTGTCGCTCGTGCAGACGGCGGACCGCGCCAAGGGCGACCAGCCCGAGGTCATCCGCTACAGCGCCGAGCCCGCCGTCTACATCCTGGAGGTCCGGGACGCGAAGAACCGCGAGGCCAACTTCCAGGACTCCTACCAGCTCACCGTCGAGGAGGGAGACTAGCCACGGGGGGTCGAGCGATTTGCTCGTTGACAAGCACGGGCGGGCCCCCTACTTTCCGCCCTGCTTGCCACGCGGTGGTAGCTCAGTTGGTAGAGCACGAGCTTCCCAAGCTCGGGGTCGAGGGTTCGAATCCCTTCCGCCGCTCTGAAGGGCCTGGAATCGCTGGGGAAATCCCCGGTGACTCCAGGCCCTTCTTCTTTGCCAACCCGGGCGAGTGGCGTCTCCAAGGACGCGGACGGGATGCCGTTGGGGCAGGCTACCGTGCTCCGATAAGCCACACGATGTCGCCCAGGTCGGGGCGGCGCCCAAGTCCCCTCCACTCCGCATCCATCCGCGCGAGCTGTTCCTCCGCTGTTCCCGCCCAGGGAGCAAATGCGCCCCCTGGCAGAAGATGGACAGCCCGGAGCGTCCCACTGGCCAGCAAGGGACGCAAGGCGCTCAGCGTTTCCTGGCGCACCTCATCCTCCGTTGCGCCAAGCCGCCATTCGCGGATGTCCGCGGCCAGCCACCACAGGCCCAGGTCGCTGGTCATCGCGTCTCTGGCCCACCCTCGCTGCATGTCCTCCACCGTCCGCTGGTCGCTCATGGAAGGAACTTGATCTCTCGAATGCCGAGCCCTTGAACGGTGACGTCAAGGGTCGGTGGGCCTGATGTCGACGAGGGACGCAAGCCCACCGTGCCTCCATTCGGAAGGCGTACCAGCTGGCCCGGGTAGGATGTACCGGTGACGCGCGTCCCACCGCCTGAGAGTTGCTCGAACAACTTCTCCGCCTCGCGGAGACCTCCCTTGATGACTCTGATCTTGGGACTGGAGCCTTCGGAACCGATGAGCCGTCCTCCGGGTCGCAGCAAGTCCTCAATGCCCCGGACCGAAACCGGAGCAGTTGGCTGTGCCGCCTGGCCTTGCTGCGCATGAGGCGGTGTGGGCGAGGGCTTGGCCTTCGCAGCGGCCTGCTCAATCTCCGCTGCCTTCCCTGGGTCGGCCACGCGCAGGGCCTCGCAGGCCGTTGGTGAGCCCTGCTTACACCCGCATATCGCAGTGCCATCCGTTGGTGAGCAGGGCGCATGTGCCAGCAAGAGGACCAGGAGGAAAGGGAGCACGGGCCTCAACCTACTCGGGGTTCGACTTGCGAGTACGCGCGCTTCCCAAGCTCGGGGTCGAGGGTTCGAATCCCTTCCGCCGCTCTGAACGAAGGGCCTGGAATCTCTGGGGAACTCCCCCGGTGACTCCAGGCCCTTCATCTTTTCCGGCTGGAGCCGCCCCCGTCAGGGCTTCGCGAGCACCGCCGCTTCCAGCCGGGCCAGCGAGCGCTTGAGCTCGGACATCTCCGTCTTGAGCGCGTCCACCTCCGCGCTCTTGGCCTTCAGCTCCTCCGTGCGGCGCGCCAGGGCCTGGATGGCCACCATGTTCACCCCGTCGATGTCGAGCAGGCCGATGCTGCGCTCGTCGGGCCCCAGGCCGAACGCCGCGCGGAAGTCCTGGGCCACCGGCCCCACGTGCCGCACCCCCCGCTGCTCCGACTTGTACTGCCAGCTGCGCACGGGCAGCGCGAGCACCCGGGCCAGCACCTGCTCCCCGTCCACGCTCCGGAAGTCCTCCTTGCTGTCCCGGTCGGACGTGCAGGAGAAGACGCCCGAGCCCGCGGGCAGATCACACCCGGTGCTCAGCGTGGCGCTGGTGCGCAACCGCACTCCACCCGCCGCGCGCACCATGAACTGGTTGGCCGCGGTGTTCGTCACCGTGCTGGTGGTCGACTGATCTCCCCAGATGAACGCGCCCGAGTGGCCGCCCGAGTCCGCCCGATGTCCCAGCGCGAACGAGTAGTTCGCGTTCGCCGAGACGCGATACCCCAAGGCCACCGAGCCCTGTCCACTGGCCACATTGGTGTACCCCAGCGCCACCGACGTGAAGCCGCTCGCCACGTTCGAGGCGCCCACGCTCAACGACGCCGTGCCGGAGGCCTTGCTGACCGAGCCCAGGCAGACCGCCACCGTCCCCTCCGCCTCGCACTGGTCCCCGTAGGCGAACGAGCCCAAAGCGCTGGCCTTCGTCAGGTTGCCACCCGCCCAGGACAAAAAGCCGATGTTGGCCTCGTCCCACTGCGTCTCGGTGTAGCCCGCGCGGAAGCTCGCCTTGGAGGGGTACCACATGAGCCGGTAGCCCTTGCCCGTCACGGGCAGCGTGCCGTTGCCCAGCTCGCCGGCCGCCACCAGTCCGCCCGCCGAGTCCACCGAGAACAGCGGAAAGCCCGCCCAGGCGGGCTTGTCCGTGGTGTTGCGCACGCTCAGCAGCGGCACCGGCTCCTGGGCACTCGCCGTCGCGTCGAGCACCACGTCCGTGTTCGCCGTCAACCGGCCCTGCACCTGCCCCGTCCCCCGCACCGCGAACGATGCGTCCTGAGGCGTCGTCCCCTTCTGGAGCGCCTGGGCCAACCGGGCATCGTTGCCCTCCACGGACGTGCCCGGACCGTCCCCGTAGACGACCCGCACCGCCTCGCCATCGAGCGAGAGCCCGGTGCCCACCTGCACGCCGCTCGGGGGCGGGGTGGCGGGGTCACACCCGCACAGACCCACGATCGCGACACCACTCCAGGCCACCACGGCTCCTCGAATCGACATGCCCTTCACTCCCTGTCAAAAGAGAGGGCCACCCTGGCAAAGGACTCGCGAGGAGTAAATCCGATGAGCCAGAACCCCCCTCTGACGCGGGCCCTGCTGTCCCTGGAGGGGCTGTCCGTGGGCGACGCCTTCGGCGAGCGCTTCCTCCAGGCCCCGGCCCTCGCCGAGGAGGACGTGGCCCGGCGCCAGTTGCCCGCCGCGCCGTGGGCCTACACCGACGACACGGAGATGGCCCTCGCGCTCGTCCAGGTGCTGGAGGAGCACGGACACATCGAGCCCGAGCGGCTGGCGCGGCTCTTCGGCGCCCGCTACCGCGCCCACCCGCGCCGGGGCTATGGCGCCACCGCGCACGACATCCTCCAGAAAATCCACCTGGGCATGCCCTGGCGGGACGTCTCCTCCGAGGTGTTCGGCGGCACCGGCTCCATGGGCAACGGCGCCGCCATGCGCGCCGCCCCGCTCGGCGCCTGGTTCGCCGATGACTTCGAGCGCTGCGTGAGCGAGGCCCGGCTGTCCGCCGAGGTGACGCACTTCCACCCCGAGGGACAGGCGGGCGCCATCGCCGTCGCCGTGGCGGCCGCCTGGGCCCACCGCTGGCGGGAGGCGCGCATGCCCGCCCCGGAACTCTTCGACGTGGTGCTCGCGTACACCCCGCCCGGGGAGACACGCGCGGGCCTGGAGAAGGCCCGCCAGTGGCCCCTGGAGGCCACCCCCACCTCCGCGGCGCGCGCCCTGGGCAGCGGCCAGCGCGTGCTCGCCCAGGACACGGTGCCCTTCTGTGTCTGGAGCGCGGCCCGCCACCTCGGGGAATACCCCGAGGCCCTCTGGAGCACCGTGGCGGGCAAGGGCGACCGGGACACCACCTGCGCCATCGTGGGCGGGCTCGTCGCGCTGAGCGCGGGCCGCGAGTCCATTCCCCCCGCATGGCTCACCGCTCGCGAGCCCCTCCCCCGCCGATAGGCACGGCGCGAGCGCGGGCTCAGAAACGCACGCACGCCTTGGCGTTGATGGAGGCCTCGGACTTCGCGCCGAGATCGATGGGTTCGATCGAGACCTGGCCATCGAAGAAGGACACGAAGGCGG includes:
- a CDS encoding tetratricopeptide repeat protein yields the protein MAREKDNIALSDEHNSRGIELADRGWLDEAIKEFKKAIELDPDSAHAHDNLATVYAEKKLFREALGEYLTALRLEPDSPTAHYNLACFLSTHAPEMAVTEYREAIELDPEYPDAHLNLGLTYADQGRLEEAMRELQTAIELQPQDAFPRHELAALLMDEGDYRSAITQLKEVVRLEADNFEAHLDLGICYAQKGFYAEAERSYEKARAINAEDLLLNYNLAALYALWGRRADALTFLQKAVTADRQKVQGWLATDTMFDSLKSDPGFEALF
- the prfA gene encoding peptide chain release factor 1, whose product is MIDKLEDVERRFERLTADLANPDVIADSAKLLKVSKERAGLEKLVETFRAYRKVLDDLKEVEAWLSSPDPDEKAYAREALPGLKTQRDEQEQALKLLLLPKDPNDEKNVILEIRAGAGGDEAGLFAEEVMQMYLRYADRKGWKADILDMSPGGAGGIKDVSITLSGDGIYSAMKYESGVHRVQRVPATEAQGRIHTSTITVSVMPEAEDVDIKLNPADIEMQVMRSTGSGGQSVNTTDSAVRLIHKPSGIVVKCQQEKSQGKNRAMAERMLRAKLYEIEQERIRNERDSMRRGQVGTGDRSEKIRTYNFPQDRLTDHRIGLTVHNLPGIMSGGVEDVMTACRTYYQAEALKQQTGEGKGSLGA
- the prmC gene encoding peptide chain release factor N(5)-glutamine methyltransferase → MSEEIWTIRRVLTWTTQHFEKKGVDAPRLTTEMLLAHVLKVSRVRLYVDLDRPLEKEELAAFRALIARRTAGEPTQYITGMREFYNRPFKVDARVLIPRPETELLVEAALHALPKDAPGAALDVCTGSGCIAISLAAERPQATVTATDLSPDACAMARENAQALGVAERVRILEGSLYTPLPPDALFQVVVSNPPYIATGEIPGLSAEVRREPRMALDGGPDGLGLLRQVITGARRVLAPGGLLALEIGETQGAAVQALLQAAGYENARVEKDLERRERLAFGTQPVAARPQG
- the murA gene encoding UDP-N-acetylglucosamine 1-carboxyvinyltransferase — protein: MDKIIVKGGPRLEGEVAVSGAKNAALPILASALLADGKSVYRNVPDLADVKTMLKVLGTMGCGTARLTGEQADVCEVEVHGPIHPEAPYDLVKTMRASVLVLGPLVARFGRARVSMPGGCAIGARPIDQHLKGLKALGADIHLTEGYVEATAKRLTGGTVNFDVITVTGTENVMMAAALARGRSVLENCAREPEVEELARVLNKMGARIEGAGTSVITIEGVEALKPVEHAILPDRIEAGTLMVAAAITGGDVLVTHVVPEHLEAVILKLRETGCTVSPEARSIRVKAPRVLHSVDVKTTEHPGFPTDMQAQLMALMTVAEGTAVISERIFENRFMHVPELHRMGADITIEGHTAVVKGVRTLSGAPVMATDLRASASLVLAGLRAEGKSEVQRIYHLDRGYERLEQKLRGLGADIQRVKA
- a CDS encoding zf-TFIIB domain-containing protein; translation: MNCPGCSVEMTDLEGDHGENFRECGDCGGLWIDVADLNRILLHNNLTGIEGQGGKVDADALTGHCPDCQVDLIRVDGGDRQHKLSYDTCESCGGIFLEHEFADATDAKKAEQQIIHFFRHFSGKKKSAAG
- a CDS encoding ABC transporter substrate-binding protein, with amino-acid sequence MRRLGGVWLCLLLSGCPKGCSDEQEPVTPDAGPVVTGPEQLSEKEPNERPEQALTLANDATVSASLGADPSKPDEDWYRLAPASPRVADVSVSGIPGGDVLLEVYDAPGVRSASLNSAGVGKPERFPNLYVERERWVRVASARKGTGGAYTLEVRYHSPEDGVEREPNDRAVDATPLQLGQTVAGFIGHAGDEDWYRLELPEVAAAPSPAPPDTAPPPPAPEPTPAGPDSGAAAESPPPSEPGTTEPSPESPVVDNTAPLDVPIPVPARTPVPAPAAVPAEPAMVALKIDLTGIEGVRPELSVLTAAEAPLFTTKGNEGEPLSLRNVGVRASDRVVYLVVKSGWSGTGKDARRGFNPEKAYTLTVTQEEAGANAELEPNDELYKATPLPLAGYKEGFLSPKGDVDNFVLKTTEPVLARVELSGVERMDLELSVIQPPEGENQKEVVLQRANDGAIKEPERLNNVACGGACYFRVQGAARKVDGKWVRDYENAEQPYRLTITTVPDDGSQEREPNNTPERATELTLGRAVRGTVYPLKDVDYYRLDLSEQPVRTPLKATLLGILKVDVGLYLHRLGEDGKLSLVQTADRAKGDQPEVIRYSAEPAVYILEVRDAKNREANFQDSYQLTVEEGD
- a CDS encoding tail fiber domain-containing protein, which gives rise to MSIRGAVVAWSGVAIVGLCGCDPATPPPSGVQVGTGLSLDGEAVRVVYGDGPGTSVEGNDARLAQALQKGTTPQDASFAVRGTGQVQGRLTANTDVVLDATASAQEPVPLLSVRNTTDKPAWAGFPLFSVDSAGGLVAAGELGNGTLPVTGKGYRLMWYPSKASFRAGYTETQWDEANIGFLSWAGGNLTKASALGSFAYGDQCEAEGTVAVCLGSVSKASGTASLSVGASNVASGFTSVALGYTNVASGQGSVALGYRVSANANYSFALGHRADSGGHSGAFIWGDQSTTSTVTNTAANQFMVRAAGGVRLRTSATLSTGCDLPAGSGVFSCTSDRDSKEDFRSVDGEQVLARVLALPVRSWQYKSEQRGVRHVGPVAQDFRAAFGLGPDERSIGLLDIDGVNMVAIQALARRTEELKAKSAEVDALKTEMSELKRSLARLEAAVLAKP
- a CDS encoding ADP-ribosylglycohydrolase family protein — protein: MSQNPPLTRALLSLEGLSVGDAFGERFLQAPALAEEDVARRQLPAAPWAYTDDTEMALALVQVLEEHGHIEPERLARLFGARYRAHPRRGYGATAHDILQKIHLGMPWRDVSSEVFGGTGSMGNGAAMRAAPLGAWFADDFERCVSEARLSAEVTHFHPEGQAGAIAVAVAAAWAHRWREARMPAPELFDVVLAYTPPGETRAGLEKARQWPLEATPTSAARALGSGQRVLAQDTVPFCVWSAARHLGEYPEALWSTVAGKGDRDTTCAIVGGLVALSAGRESIPPAWLTAREPLPRR